A portion of the Macaca thibetana thibetana isolate TM-01 chromosome 9, ASM2454274v1, whole genome shotgun sequence genome contains these proteins:
- the C9H10orf105 gene encoding uncharacterized protein C10orf105 homolog, translated as MSTEGPSLDSSPTISPLAFLSAPVTPGTLAEATDPLPMLIALACIFLLLATCLLFMTLCKPAALDPSRRRARECMPHHPGSPSEPQLQLWKRLGSLRLSLHSFRRGRPTAPRRPLPGPDDHRGHCNCTESTKM; from the coding sequence ATGAGCACAGAGGGCCCCAGCCTCGACAGCTCCCCAACCATCAGCCCCCTCGCCTTTCTCTCAGCTCCCGTCACTCCTGGGACCCTTGCAGAGGCAACTGACCCCCTCCCCATGCTCATTGCCCTGGCCTGCATCTTCCTCCTGCTGGCCACCTGTCTGCTGTTCATGACGCTCTGCAAGCCGGCCGCGCTGGACCCGAGCCGCCGCAGGGCTCGCGAGTGCATGCCCCACCACCCCGGGAGCCCCAGTGAGCCCCAGCTCCAGCTCTGGAAGCGCCTGGGCTCCCTGCGCCTCTCCCTGCACAGCTTCCGCCGCGGCCGGCCCACCGCCCCTCGACGGCCCCTGCCGGGCCCTGACGACCACCGCGGCCACTGTAACTGCACGGAGTCTACCAAGATGTGA